In one Mesorhizobium australicum genomic region, the following are encoded:
- a CDS encoding helix-turn-helix domain-containing protein — protein sequence MSKFAKDILQGLNEALAHAKGEDVPGVRIHHVDVEKVDAKAVRHKLKLTQDRMAMLLGTSTSGYRKWEQGQRVPSGAARTLLKVMDKEPDAVLRALNAL from the coding sequence ATGAGCAAGTTCGCCAAGGACATCCTTCAGGGCCTCAATGAGGCGCTCGCCCACGCCAAGGGCGAGGACGTGCCTGGGGTGCGCATCCATCACGTTGACGTCGAGAAGGTCGACGCCAAGGCGGTAAGGCACAAGCTCAAGCTGACGCAGGACCGCATGGCCATGCTGCTCGGCACGAGCACGTCGGGCTATCGCAAGTGGGAGCAGGGGCAGCGGGTGCCGAGTGGTGCTGCGCGGACACTCCTCAAGGTGATGGACAAGGAGCCTGACGCGGTCCTGCGTGCCCTCAATGCACTCTGA
- the pdeM gene encoding ligase-associated DNA damage response endonuclease PdeM: MLARRHEAETFSAAAVIAGEEAVCDRRGALFFPAHGLLAVSDLHLEKGSAYARRGMMLPPYDTAETLTKLEAVIADFDPRIVVSLGDSFHDRVGSSLMPSIFRDRLERMMRCRDWLWVTGNHDPDAPDNLSGTSVTEVALGGLIFRHEPTAGQCAGEIAGHLHPGARIVRQGRSVRRPCFASDGLRMIMPAFGALTGSLNVLDRAYAGLFDWRAFRAHVLGSERVYALNRSVLFPG, translated from the coding sequence ATGCTGGCGAGGAGACATGAGGCGGAGACGTTTTCCGCCGCCGCCGTGATTGCCGGCGAGGAAGCGGTATGCGACCGGCGCGGGGCGCTGTTCTTTCCGGCGCACGGGCTGCTTGCCGTGTCGGACCTCCATCTGGAGAAGGGCTCCGCCTATGCCCGCCGCGGCATGATGCTGCCGCCCTACGACACCGCGGAGACGTTGACGAAGCTCGAGGCGGTGATCGCGGATTTCGATCCGCGCATTGTCGTCAGCCTCGGCGACAGCTTTCACGACCGCGTCGGTTCCTCGCTCATGCCGTCGATCTTCCGCGACCGGCTGGAGCGGATGATGCGCTGCCGCGACTGGCTGTGGGTCACCGGCAACCACGATCCCGACGCGCCGGACAACCTGTCGGGCACGAGCGTTACCGAGGTCGCGCTCGGCGGGCTGATCTTCCGGCATGAGCCGACCGCCGGCCAGTGCGCCGGCGAGATCGCCGGCCATCTGCATCCGGGCGCCCGCATCGTCCGGCAGGGGCGCTCCGTCCGCCGCCCGTGCTTCGCGAGCGACGGGCTGCGCATGATCATGCCCGCCTTCGGCGCGCTCACCGGCTCGCTCAACGTGCTCGACCGCGCCTATGCCGGCCTGTTCGACTGGCGCGCCTTCAGGGCGCATGTGCTGGGAAGCGAACGCGTCTATGCGCTCAACCGGTCGGTGCTGTTCCCTGGCTAG
- a CDS encoding type II toxin-antitoxin system RelE/ParE family toxin, which yields MGYIIDLMQTVLETWQFVREAERIFTEAERESLISYISVNPLVGVEIVGSGGLRKLRFAIGNKGKSGGARVIYFFYSVDAPIYLIACFAKNERENLSAADIRDFAKLTAAIKDHHRSARR from the coding sequence ATGGGTTATATCATCGACCTGATGCAGACGGTCCTTGAGACGTGGCAGTTTGTTCGTGAAGCGGAGCGGATCTTTACGGAGGCCGAACGCGAATCCTTGATCAGCTACATTTCGGTGAATCCGCTGGTTGGGGTCGAAATCGTCGGTTCCGGTGGGTTGCGAAAGCTGAGATTTGCAATTGGCAACAAGGGAAAAAGCGGAGGCGCGAGGGTAATCTACTTCTTCTACAGCGTTGACGCTCCGATCTATCTGATCGCGTGCTTCGCCAAGAACGAGAGGGAGAATCTGAGCGCCGCCGACATTCGCGATTTCGCCAAGCTCACTGCTGCGATCAAGGATCATCACCGGAGTGCAAGACGATGA
- a CDS encoding DUF3429 domain-containing protein has translation MTAGSEGETGNVPARPGLRLVLAGCVPFLILVLWLASIPHDHVWRDGTVSLLKTYAALVLSFLGGARFGVVIAHETPGENLTLAATAVPVLAGWLALLIGEPGSFALLAVAFAAQGAWDSLSAHRDDLPLWYGRWRVRLTVFAVVMMVAAFLSTA, from the coding sequence ATGACAGCCGGCAGCGAGGGCGAAACAGGCAACGTCCCCGCAAGGCCCGGCCTGCGGCTCGTCCTGGCCGGCTGCGTCCCGTTCCTCATCCTCGTCCTCTGGCTGGCGTCGATCCCGCATGATCACGTCTGGCGCGACGGCACTGTCTCGCTGCTCAAGACCTATGCCGCGCTCGTCCTGTCCTTCCTCGGCGGCGCGCGCTTCGGCGTCGTGATCGCCCATGAGACGCCGGGCGAAAATCTTACCCTGGCTGCCACTGCCGTCCCGGTTCTCGCCGGCTGGCTCGCGCTCCTGATCGGCGAGCCGGGCTCGTTCGCACTGCTCGCCGTCGCCTTCGCAGCGCAGGGCGCATGGGACAGCCTCTCCGCCCACCGCGACGACCTGCCCCTCTGGTACGGCCGCTGGCGGGTGCGGCTGACCGTCTTTGCGGTGGTCATGATGGTGGCGGCGTTCCTGTCGACTGCCTAG
- a CDS encoding ligase-associated DNA damage response DEXH box helicase has product MTQQTAIRSHASPAHLPEPFLDWFAQRGWSPRAHQIELLSRSQAGRSVLLIAPTGAGKTLAGFLPSLVDLAERPKRKPGEAFRGIHTLYISPLKALAVDIERNLGKPVEEMRLPVTIETRTGDTPTHKRQRQKLDPPDILLTTPEQLALLISGKDAERFFSGLRYVVLDELHSLVTSKRGHLLSLGLARLRKLAPRLQTVGLSATVAEPDELRRWLVPQNPPGDMGDLITVEGGAKPVITILETDERLPWAGHSARYAIPAVYDEIRKHRTTLLFVNTRSQAEMLFQELWRVNEDSLPIALHHGSLDVAQRRKVEKAMEAGSLRAIVATSTLDLGIDWGDVDLVVHVGAPKGASRLAQRIGRSNHRMDEPSRAILVPANRFEVMECRAALEANYLGAQDTPPLVDGSLDVLAQHILGCACAEPFRADDLFDEIRSAAPYAGLDRQTFDQAVDFVATGGYALRTYERYARIRLTKDGLWRVSHPRVAQQYRLNVGTIVEAAYLNVRYVRSGRGATGRGGPVLGKIEEGFLETIAPGDTFLFAGKVLKFEGIRENECFVSNATGQDARIPVYAGGKFPLSTYLADEVRGMLADPKRWQSLPDQVSDWLRIQRDKSVLPKRGDLLVETFPRGNRFYMVAYPFEGRLAHQTLGMLLTRRMERMGVQPLGFVATDYSIAVWSMRDVGEMVASRRISLAELFDEDMLGDDLEAWLAESWLLKRTFRNCAVISGLIEKRHPGQEKTGRQVTVSADLIYDVLRAHEPDHILLKATRADAATGLLDIQRLAEMLSRVKGRIVHKPLDRISPLAVPIMLEIGKERVNGGAADALLQDTEDDLIEEAMGG; this is encoded by the coding sequence GTGACGCAACAGACGGCCATTCGCTCGCACGCTTCGCCCGCGCATCTTCCCGAACCCTTCCTTGACTGGTTCGCGCAGCGCGGGTGGTCGCCGCGCGCCCATCAGATCGAACTGCTGTCGAGGTCGCAGGCCGGCAGGTCGGTCCTGTTGATCGCCCCGACCGGGGCGGGAAAGACGCTGGCCGGGTTCCTGCCATCGCTGGTCGACCTGGCCGAGCGGCCGAAGCGCAAGCCGGGCGAGGCGTTTCGTGGCATCCATACGCTCTACATCTCGCCGCTCAAGGCGCTGGCCGTCGACATCGAGCGCAACCTCGGCAAGCCGGTCGAGGAGATGCGGCTGCCGGTGACGATCGAGACCCGCACCGGCGACACGCCGACCCACAAGCGCCAGCGTCAGAAGCTCGATCCGCCGGACATCCTTTTGACGACGCCGGAGCAGCTGGCGCTGCTGATTTCGGGCAAGGATGCGGAGCGGTTCTTTTCGGGCCTTCGCTATGTGGTGCTGGACGAGCTGCACTCGCTGGTCACCTCCAAGCGGGGCCATCTCCTGTCGCTCGGCCTCGCGCGCCTGCGCAAGCTGGCGCCGCGGCTGCAGACGGTGGGCCTGTCGGCGACCGTGGCCGAACCGGACGAGTTGCGGCGGTGGCTGGTGCCGCAGAACCCGCCGGGCGACATGGGCGACCTGATCACCGTCGAAGGCGGTGCGAAGCCGGTGATCACGATCCTGGAGACGGACGAACGCCTGCCCTGGGCCGGGCATTCGGCGCGCTATGCCATTCCGGCCGTCTATGACGAGATCCGCAAGCACAGGACGACGCTGCTGTTCGTCAATACGCGCAGCCAGGCGGAAATGCTGTTCCAGGAACTGTGGCGGGTGAACGAGGACTCGCTGCCGATCGCGCTGCATCACGGCTCACTCGACGTCGCGCAGCGCCGCAAGGTCGAGAAGGCGATGGAGGCCGGCTCGCTGCGCGCCATCGTCGCGACGTCGACGCTCGACCTCGGCATCGACTGGGGCGATGTCGACCTCGTCGTCCATGTCGGCGCGCCGAAGGGAGCGAGCCGGCTGGCACAGCGCATCGGCCGTTCCAACCATCGCATGGACGAACCGTCGCGCGCGATCCTCGTGCCGGCCAACCGGTTCGAGGTGATGGAATGCCGCGCAGCGCTGGAAGCCAATTATCTCGGCGCGCAGGATACGCCGCCGCTGGTCGACGGATCGCTCGACGTGCTCGCCCAGCACATCCTCGGCTGCGCCTGTGCCGAGCCGTTCCGCGCCGACGATCTCTTTGATGAGATCCGCTCGGCTGCGCCCTATGCCGGGCTCGACCGGCAGACCTTCGACCAGGCGGTCGATTTCGTCGCCACCGGTGGCTATGCGCTGCGCACCTATGAGCGCTATGCACGCATCCGGCTGACGAAGGACGGCCTCTGGCGCGTCAGCCATCCGCGTGTCGCGCAGCAGTATCGGTTGAATGTCGGCACCATCGTCGAGGCCGCCTATCTCAATGTGCGCTACGTCCGGTCGGGCCGCGGCGCGACGGGTCGCGGCGGGCCGGTGCTGGGCAAGATCGAGGAGGGCTTCCTCGAGACGATCGCACCGGGCGACACTTTCCTCTTTGCTGGCAAGGTGCTGAAGTTCGAAGGCATCCGCGAGAACGAGTGCTTCGTCTCCAACGCGACCGGGCAGGATGCGCGCATCCCGGTCTATGCCGGCGGGAAGTTCCCGCTGTCGACCTACCTGGCCGACGAGGTGCGCGGCATGCTGGCAGACCCGAAGCGATGGCAGAGCCTGCCGGACCAGGTGTCGGACTGGCTGCGTATCCAGCGCGACAAGTCGGTGCTGCCGAAGCGCGGCGACCTCCTGGTGGAGACCTTTCCGCGCGGCAACCGCTTCTACATGGTCGCCTATCCGTTCGAGGGCAGGCTGGCGCACCAGACGCTCGGCATGCTGCTCACCCGCCGCATGGAGCGCATGGGCGTGCAGCCACTCGGCTTCGTGGCGACCGATTATTCGATCGCGGTCTGGTCGATGCGCGACGTGGGCGAGATGGTGGCATCGCGCCGCATCTCGCTCGCCGAGCTTTTCGACGAGGACATGCTGGGCGACGACCTGGAAGCCTGGCTCGCCGAAAGCTGGCTGCTCAAGCGCACCTTCCGCAACTGCGCCGTCATTTCCGGCCTGATCGAGAAGCGTCATCCCGGCCAGGAGAAGACCGGCCGTCAGGTGACGGTCTCGGCCGACCTGATCTACGACGTGCTGCGCGCGCACGAGCCGGACCATATCCTGCTTAAGGCCACGCGCGCGGACGCCGCGACCGGCCTGCTCGACATCCAGCGGCTGGCCGAAATGCTGTCGCGCGTGAAGGGTCGAATCGTGCATAAGCCTCTCGACCGCATCTCGCCGCTTGCCGTGCCGATCATGCTGGAGATCGGCAAGGAGCGGGTGAACGGTGGCGCAGCCGACGCGCTGCTGCAGGACACCGAGGACGATCTGATCGAAGAGGCGATGGGCGGGTGA